Sequence from the Curtobacterium sp. MCLR17_007 genome:
GTCGATCGCCGCTGCCTGGACGTCGCGCATGTCACCGTTGCCGGTGAGTCCGAGCAGTCCGGACCGCTTGTTGAGCATGTCGTCGAGCTCGTCGAAGGACAGCCCGGCCTGTCGGTGCAGGTGGATGAGGACCGCGGGATCGAGGTCACCGGAGCGGGTCCCCATCACCAGACCTTCGAGCGGAGTGAGGCCCATCGAGGTCTCGATCGACCGACCGCCGTCGATGGCCGCCGCCGACGCGCCGTTGCCGAGGTGCAGGACGATGGTCTTCAGCTCGGACAGCGGCCGGTCGAGGAACACGGCGGTCTGCTCGGAGACGTACTTGTGGCTGGTGCCGTGCATGCCGTACCGGCGCACGGAGTACTGCGACGCCAGGTCGGCCGGGATCGCGTACGTGTAGGCCTCGGGCGGCATCGTCTGGTGGAACGCGGTGTCGAACACGGCGACGTGCGGCACGTCGGAGAAGACCCGCTGTGCGGCCCGGATCCCCTCGAGGTTGGCGGGGTTGTGCAGCGGCGCCAGGCTCGAGAGCGCCTCGATCTGCTGCTCGACCTGCGGCGTGACGACGGTCGCCCGGTCGAAGGTCGTCCCGCCGTGGACGACGCGGTGGCCGACGACCGCCGGCGGGTGCTCGTCGAACGACGGGCCGGTCCTGCTGAACGCGTCGAGCATCGCCTGGAAGCCCGCCGCGTGGTCCGGCACCTCAGCCGAGTCGTTCGACGCGGACTCCCCCGTCAGCGCGTTCGTGTGCTTCCACGAGCCGGACGACTCACCGATGCGCTCGACGAGTCCGGACGCGAGCATCCGCTCACCGTCGAGCTCGATGAGCTGGTACTTGAACGAACTCGATCCGGAGTTGACGACGAGGGCGGATGTCACGTGTCGCTCGCTTTCTGTGCGTGGCCCGGTCGGGCCGGTCTGGAGGCGCGGGTGCGGTCCGGCGGTCAGCCCGCGTCCGGCTCGGCGGTGCCGGCCTGGATCGCGGTGATTGCGACGGTGTTGACGATGTCGCTGACGAGCGCGCCACGGGACAGGTCGTTGATGGGCTTGCGGAGCCCCTGCAGCACCGGGCCGATCGCGACCGCGCCGGCTGATCGCTGCACGGCCTTGTACGTGTTGTTGCCGGTGTTGAGGTCCGGGAAGATGAACACGGTCGCGTGCCCGGCGACCGGGGAGTCCGGCATCTTCGTGCTGGCGACCGTGGGGTCGGCGGCGGCGTCGTACTGGATCGGGCCCTCGACGAGCAGGTCGGGGCGACGCTCGCGGACGAAGGCCGTGCCGGCACGGACCTTGTCGACGTCGGCCCCCGTGCCGCTGTCGCCCGTCGAGTAGCTGAGCATCGCCACGCGCGGGTCGATGCCGAACTGGGTCGCGGTCTCGGCGGAGGAGATCGCGATGTCGGCGAGCTGCTCGCTCGTGGGGTCCGGGATGACCGCGCAGTCACCGTAGACGAGCACCCGGTCGGCGAGCGCCATCAGGAACACGCTCGACACGATCGAGGTGTCCGGGCGGGTCTTGATGATCTCGAAGGACGGCCGGATGGTGTGCGCCGTGGTGTGCTTCGCCCCGGACACCATGCCGTCGGCGAGCCCGAGCTGCACCATCATCGTGCCGAAGTACGACACGTCGGTCACGGTGTCGCGGGCGAGCTCGATGCTCATGCCCTTGTGGGCGCGCAGGCGGGTGTACTCGGCAGCGAAGCGTTCGCGCAGCTCCGGGTCGAAGGGCGACACGAGCTGTGCGGCGTCGAGGTCGAGGCCGAGCTCGGTCGCCCGGGCCCGGATGGCGGCGGGGTCGCCCAGGATCGTGAGGTCGCACACCTGGCGCTGCAGGAGCGTCGACGCCGCGCGGAGGATGCGGTCGTCGTCCCCCTCGGGCAGGACGATGCGCCGGGCGTGGTCGCGCGCCCGCTCGATCAGGCCGTGCTCGAACATCAGCGGTGTCACGACGCCCGAGGGCGTGACCTCGAGCCGGGCGAGGAGCTCGTCCGCGCGCACGTGCCGCTCGAACAGCGCCAGCGCCAGGTCGGCCTTGCGCGGGGAGTCCGCCGCGAGCCGCCCGCGCGTCTGGGTGATCCGGAGCGCGGTGTCGTACGTGCCGAGGTGGTTGGTGGCGATCGGCAGCGAGCTGGACAGCCCTTCGAGCAGGCGCGTGATCTGCGGCGCGGTCTCGAACCCGCCGTTGAGGATCACCCCGGCCAGGCTCGGGAAGGTCTCGGACTGGTTCGCGAGCAGGGTCGCGATGAGGACGTCGTTGCGGTCGCCGGGGACGACGACGATCCCGCCCTCGATCAGACGCGGGAGCACGTTCTCCATGCTCATGCCCGCCACCACGGTGCCCAGGGCCTCGCGGTCGAGCAGGGCTTCGTCGCCGCGGACGAACGTGGCGTCGGTGGCGGCGAGCAGGGCCCGCACGGTCGGGGCGACCAGGACCGTGTCCTCGGGGATCGCCCACACCGGTGTGTCGGGGTGGTGGTCGGCGACCGCGGCGGCGACGCTCGCGCAGACGGTGTCCAGCGCGTCGGGGTCGGCACGGTTCACCACGACCCCGAGCAGCTGGGCGTGTGCGGCGCGGAGTTCGCTGGTGGTGACGTCCGCGACCTGTGCCATGTCGGCCGGCGTCCGCGCGCCGCGCTCGGCGGACACCCGGCCGCCCAGCACCAGGAGCACCGGTGCACCGAGGTTCGCCGCGACCTTGGCGTTGAACGACAGCTCGGTGGGGCTGCCGACGTCGGTGTAGTCCGACCCGAGCACCAGGACCGCGTCGTACTGGCGCTCGACCTGCCCGAAGCGACCGACGATCGTCGCGAGGGCGGCATCGGGGTCGGCGTGGACGTCGTCGTAGGTCACGCCGAGCGCGTCGTCGTAGGACTGGTTGGTGCCGGTGTGCTGGAGCAGGAGCTGCAGCACGTAGTCGGGTTCCTCGACCGAACGGGCGACGGGCCGGAACACGCCGACGCGTCCGACCGTGCGCGCGAGGGTCTCGAGGACACCGAGCGCCACCGTGCTCTTGCCCGTGTGTCCTTCTGCTGACGTGATGTAGATGCGGGTCGACACCGTCTCAGCGTATCGGCGCGCCCGTCGTGGCCACTGGGAACCGGGCCACTGTGGACGGAGGTGGTCGTCCACAGGCCCGATGACCTGTACCATGGGGTGTCGTCGCGAGACGGCACCAGGAGAATTCGCCTAGTGGCCTATGGCGCACGCTTGGAAAGCGTGTTGGGTGCAAGCCCTCGGGGGTTCGAATCCCCCATTCTCCGCAGCACCACCGAGAGCGCGAGACCCCGTCGGGTCTCGCGCTCTCGTCGTTCGTGCCGCGTCGGTCGTGCCGCGTCGGTCGTGCCGCGTCGGTCGTGCCGCGTCGGTCTGGGGCCGGTCCCCCACCCGGTGGACGCCCCTGCACCCCGTTCGCCAGGAACGCCGTGGGAAGGGTGGACAGATCTGTCGCGGGCCTCCGCCGCTCCCCTATGCTGGCCGGGACGGGCGGCCCGACACGGGCGCCCGAGGGGACAGGAGCGAAGCCGTGGGGGAGACGACGGTGCCGGCGGAGACGCCCCGGACGGAGACGGCCTACGAGCTCGTCCTGCGCCCGCGGTCCTCGCTCGTGCGGTCGACCGCGCTGAGCATCGTCTTCTCGGCCGTGCCGCTCGTCGTCGCACTCGTCTGGGTCGCGCTCCCGCTGCGGCTCTGGGCCCTGGTGGCGACGGCCGTCGTGGTGCTCGCCGTGGTCGCGGGTCTGGCCTTCGTCCGGCTGCGGTTCGCGTTCGTCGGCATCGGCACCGACGCGGTCGCGGTCCGCGGTCTCGTCACCCCGGCCAGGACCTTCCCACGCTCCGAGGTCGCTGGCCTCGTGCTCGGCACGACCTTCGGCAGCTCGGTGGACCGGACGACGCGCGAGCTCGTCGCGGTCGACGCCACCGGCGCACGGCTGTTCCGGATGCGCGCGGACGTCTGGGGCGAGGACGCGATCGACCGGGTCGTCGAGACCCTCGGCGTCCAGATCACGGAGCTCCGGCGACCGATGCCCGCGCGGGACTTCGCCCGACGGACCCTGCGCGGGCGCCGCGACGACTGACCCGGCGCTGCACGACGTCCCCTGAGGGAGCTCGCACCCGCGCGCCGCTGTCCGACGCCCCGTGAAGGGGCTCGCGGCGGTCCGGCACGCCCGGAAACGCACACGCGCTTGACACGTGTCCAGACGATGCGTGATGGTGACATCACCTCATCACGAGTGCCACCACATCCGGACCTCACCAGTCCGGCCGGGTCCAACCAACCCGGAGGGTCGGGGGCGGCGCTCATGGGCCCCTACAGCCGGCCGCCCCCGCGACGGCCTGTCGTCGTGCGCGAACACGGCGGCAGGTCATCAGGTGTTCCCGCGTATCCGACGGGAACCCGTCAATGCTAACGAATGCACTGGGCAGCACGCGTTTTCTGACCCGGTGCCCGGCGGGCAACGGCTGTCGTGCTGCGTTCGGCGCGCCCGCGCCCGCGCCCGTCACCCCCGGACTGGGGTCCGATCAGCCGGGACTTCCACCCGGGCACGCTGGTGCTCCTCTCAGTCTGGGCTTAACGTGACTCAGACATCGCACAGACGGTGACGGAGGTCCCTACCCTCCCTCGCCGCGTATCCGAAAGAGGTTGCCATGTCGCAATCGCGTGCGCGTTCGTCGCGCCGTGCACCAGCACTGATGGGACTCATGGGAGTCTCCGTCGGCCTGGCCGTCACCCTGCTCGCCCCCTCTGCGGCCTCGGCCGCCCCTGTGGTCTCACAGGGCACCGGCCGTCTCGTGCAGACGTCGCTGCTGAGCTCGACGGTGCTCGACACCGTCGCGACGCTCCGCGGTGCCGCAGCCGTCAACGCGGACGCCACCGGGGACGTGGTGGTGAACACCCCCCTCGACGCGGCCGCGGTCGCGCAGCTCGTGCAGCTGCAGGCCGGGGCGTCGAACCTGTTCGGCACGAACGGGGTCATCCAGCTCGGTGCGGTCGGCCAGTACGGCCGCGCGGCGGACGACGGCTCCTCGGCCGCGTTCTCCGGCGCGGTCTCGCAGGCCGCCAGCCTCATCGGCGCCGGCACGACCGTGAACGGCGGCGACGTCGGCTCCCCGACCGCCGGCAGCAACGCGCAGATCACCGTCGGCACCGCGGCCAGCCCGGTCTCGCTGAACGTCGCACTGACCGGTCTCGCGGCATCGGCACAGCAGACCGCCGACGGCACGCAGACCGGCCGCTACACGCTCACCGACGGCAGCGTCATCGTGGGCGGAACGGTGCTCGCGCCGACCCTTTCCGCGCTGCGTGCACCGCTGACGACCGTGCTCGGCGTCGCGTCCGGCATCGGTGTCACGGTCGCCAACCCGATCGCCGCCGACGGCACCGTCCGGGTCACGCTGCAGCAGCTGCTCGACGCTGCCGGTGTCACGAGCGTCAACGACCTGCCGGCGAACACGAACCTGCTGAACTACGTCCCGCAGGCGGTCACCACGCAGGTCACGACATCGGTGAACGCCACACTCGCCGACCTGGCGACCAGGGCCAACGCGATCCCGGTCCTCGGTGCGACGCTGAACTCCGCCATCACCGTGGCACGGACGGCGCTCAACCCGCTGCTCGGGTCGCTCGGCACGACGCTCACGTCGAACCTCGCCCCGGCCATCACGACCGCGGCGCAGCTCAACGTGAACCGCCAGGCGACCAGCGCGGACGGCGCCTTCACGCAGACGGCACTCCGCGTCGGTGTCGGACCGAACGGCAGCATCGCAGCGGTCGACCTCGCCAGCGCCACCGTCGGCCCGAACGCCGGCATCGCTGCGGTCCCCGTCGTCAACCCGGCATCGGCCAGCATCGCCGGTGGTGCGCTCGTCCTCGCGGCGATCGCAGCACTGCTGGTGCAGCGCCGTCGTCGGTCGACGGCACTCGCCGCCGCCTGATGTACCGCGCAGGCTCGATCGGGCCGTCCGTCATGACGGGCGGAGTGATCGCAGCGGGAACCGGCGCCCCCGCGATGGGCATCGCGCTGCTGGTGCTCGGCGCCGTCCTCGCAGCGTTCGTGCTCTGGCGCGTGCTGTACCGCCGTCGACGCGCAACCAGCGTCGACCGGTGACACCGTCGGCCGTCTCGTCCCTGGATCAGGAGGACGAGGCGGCCGCCGGAGGACACGTCCGACGTCGGGTCGTCCGACGGGTCCTCCCCGGGTGACCGCCTTCCCGGCCGCTGGCCGAGGCGGTCACCTGCCCGTGGACGCGCAGGTTCGGGACCTGCGCTCCACGGGCCCCCGACCCCCCACACCCGCACCCCGCTCGTCCCTCCTCACGGAAAGGACCGTCGTGTCCGCCTCCGAATCCGCGCAGACCCTGGCGTTCGTCCTGCTGGTCGTCTTCCTCGCGTACGTGACCGCGATCCTCGTGCCGTTCCTGCGCCGCCGTCCCTCCGCCGAGGGCGACCCGACGACGCTCGACTGGCACGTGTTCGTCGCCTGCCGCGACGAGGTCGTGGTGATCGGCGACACGCTCGCCAGGCTCCGCCGGGACTTCCCCGCCGCCCACGTCTGGGTGGTCGACGACGCGAGCACCGACGGCACCGGGGACGTCGTCCGCGCCGTGTCCGACCCGATGGTGCACCTGGTCGAACGGCGTCTGCCGGATGCACGGACCGGCAAGGGCGCCGCGCTCAACGCCGCGTACCACGCACTCGGGGCCTGGCTCCCGGCCGGGTCCGCACACGACCGTGTCGTCGTCGCGGTCGTCGACGCGGACGGACGACTGGCCGCCAACGCGCTGGCCCAGGCCGCGGGCCCGACGGCCTTCGGCGACCCGCGGGTGGGCGCGGCACAGGCCGCCGTGTGGATGTCCAACCGCACCGCGCTGCACGGAGACGACGACAGAGCAGGTGCCGGCACCGCCGCGCCGCTCTCCCGATGGGGTCGCTGGTTGGTCCGGATGCAGGACATCGAGTTCCGCACCGCGATCGCGGCGATGCAGTGCCTCCGCGGACACACCCTGTCCGTCGGCCTCGGTGGCAACGGCCAGTTCACCCGACTGAGCACACTGGACCGCATCGGCGCCGCGAACGGCACACCGTGGCACGGGTCGCTGCTCGAGGACTACGAACTCGGCGTCCACGTCATGCTCGCCGGTTTCCGGAACGTGTACCTGCACGACACCCACGTCGAACAGGAGGGGCTGCCGTCGGTCCGCCGCCTGCTCACCCAGCGCACCCGGTGGTGCCAGGGCGGCATGCAGTGCGCGAAGTACCTGCCGCGGATCTTCGCCTCGCGCCACGTCACGCACGCCGGCGCGATCGAGGCGAGCTACTTCCTCATCCAGCCCTTCACCCAGCTGGCCGGCGTGCTCCTGTGGCCCGCCGTCCTGGTCTCGATGCTCGCCGCAGGCACCGTGTCCGCCGGCAGCGCCGCCGCCTGGGCCGCCGAGAACTGGTGGCTGCTCCCGCTCGTCGTCGTGACCGGCATCGCCCCGTTCGCGATGTGGCCCCTGATCTACCGCCGTCGCGCCGAGCCGGGCACCAAGATCGGTACCGCGCTCCTCTGGGCCCTCGGCTACTGGCTGTACATGTACCAGAGCTACGTCTGCGTCCCGCGCGCGTTCGTCCGGTTGGTCCGGGGTCGCGCCGGGTGGGCGAAGACCCGACGCAACGCCGAGTCCGGCTCCCTGCTGCTGGCCACGGAGGTCTGATGTCCCACGCCGTCGTCCCCGCCGCCCGGCGCGTCCGCCACCGCGGCGGCCACGTGCTGCTCGCCGTCCTCGCCACCGCCGCCGCCGTCGCGACCCTCGCCGCCGCGAACGCGATCCACCCGCTGGAGGCCCGGGGCGTCGCCGCAGCGCTGGCTCCACTCGCGGACGGGGGCACCGCCGCGTCCGGCAGCGTCGCGTACTTCGGCCTCGGCACCCGGACGGTGCACGGCATCCAGATCACCCCGATGTGCTCGAGCGTGGTCCTGGTGGTGCCGCTGCTCCTGCTGGCCGCGGTGCTCGCGCTCGTCACGCGCGGCAACCGCACGCCGCGGGTCGCCATCGGACTGGCCGCCGCGGTCGGCCTCGTGGTGGCGTGCAACACGCTGCGGTACCTCGGATCGGCGCTCGCGCTGCAGGGGTGGGGCGAGCAGGGCTTCGACGTGGTGCACGAGTACGCCGGATCGCTCTTCGTGATCGCCGGCTTCGCCGCGGCGTTCCTGCTGCAGCTCCGGTTGGCGCTCCACCAGCCGGTCCGCCGACGGGGTCGTCGTGCCGTCAGCCGGGCCCGCGCCGTCGAGGTGGCGCCGTGACCGGGCCGCGTGCCGGCCGACTCGTCGCCGCCTTCCTGGCCGTCGCGACCAGCGGAGCGCTGGTCTGGGGGGCCGCGACCGTGGCCGCCGGTGCCGAACCGCCCCGGGCCGCGGGCACAGCGCTGCGGGTCGGAGCGTGCCTGGACCTGGCGACGCCGCGCGACCGCTCGGCACGCACGGCGCCGGACCCGGTCGCCTGCGCCGGGGAGCACACCCACCAGGTCTTCGCCGTCGCCACCGTGCCCGGTCTCGCGGGGCAGTGGCGGCAGCGGCCGACCGCCGCGGTGTTCGCCGCGGCGACCGCCGGGGTGTGTGGACCCGACGCACTCCGTGCTTTCCTCGGCGCCCAGGCGGTCGACGCCCTCACCGACCTGACGATCAGCCGGTTCGCCCCGTCGGCCCGCGGGTGGGCCGACGGGTCCCACCGCGTCGCGTGCACCGTGTCCGTCCCGGTCGACGCCGCCGGGACGCCCCTCCCTCTCCGGACCTCGCTGCAGGGCATCGCCGGGCGCGAGGGGACCGGCACCGACAGCTCGGCCGTCGTCCGGGCGTGCCGCCGTCAGCTGCCCGAGGGCGACGCGTGGTCCGCGCACGGTTCCCGCGTGCGCTGCGACCTGCCGCACACCACCCAGGAGGTCGGCGCGTGGATCGCGCTGACCTCCGACACCGAGGACCTCTCCCCCGCCACGATCACGACACGCTGTCGCGACGCGGCCGAGACCTTCGTCGGCGGTCGGCTGCCGACCGGGCTCGCACCGTCGGGCGTCGTGGTCCGTGCCGACGGCGCCGTCACCCTGCGCTGCACGATCGGGGGTGAGCCCCGTGACGATCGCACCGACGTCGTCGTCCTCCCGGGCTGAGCGCCGGGCTGCTGCCGGACGCTCCCGGGCTGAGCGCCGGGCTGCTGCCGGGCGCTTCCGGCAGCGCGGACTCGGCGAGCGCCTGTTCCTGCTCCTCCTCGGCCCGGTCACCGTCGCGGTCCTGCTCTGGCGGTTCGTGTCCGCGGTCCCGCGCGTCCGGTTCGACGACGCCGTGCTCTGCCTGCTCGACGTCGCGCCGCCGCGCACCCTCGGCGCACCGCTCTGGCCCGCGCACGCCTGGACGGCCGCCGCGTGTTCGCCGGCGGACGGCACCGCGACCGTCAGCAGTGCAGCCCTCCCGTTCCGGCTCGCCGAGCTGCTCACCCCGTTCGTGACCGGTGCCGCCG
This genomic interval carries:
- a CDS encoding septum formation family protein; the protein is MTGPRAGRLVAAFLAVATSGALVWGAATVAAGAEPPRAAGTALRVGACLDLATPRDRSARTAPDPVACAGEHTHQVFAVATVPGLAGQWRQRPTAAVFAAATAGVCGPDALRAFLGAQAVDALTDLTISRFAPSARGWADGSHRVACTVSVPVDAAGTPLPLRTSLQGIAGREGTGTDSSAVVRACRRQLPEGDAWSAHGSRVRCDLPHTTQEVGAWIALTSDTEDLSPATITTRCRDAAETFVGGRLPTGLAPSGVVVRADGAVTLRCTIGGEPRDDRTDVVVLPG
- a CDS encoding LPXTG cell wall anchor domain-containing protein — protein: MIAAGTGAPAMGIALLVLGAVLAAFVLWRVLYRRRRATSVDR
- the xrtS gene encoding exosortase S, with translation MSHAVVPAARRVRHRGGHVLLAVLATAAAVATLAAANAIHPLEARGVAAALAPLADGGTAASGSVAYFGLGTRTVHGIQITPMCSSVVLVVPLLLLAAVLALVTRGNRTPRVAIGLAAAVGLVVACNTLRYLGSALALQGWGEQGFDVVHEYAGSLFVIAGFAAAFLLQLRLALHQPVRRRGRRAVSRARAVEVAP
- a CDS encoding acetate kinase, producing the protein MTSALVVNSGSSSFKYQLIELDGERMLASGLVERIGESSGSWKHTNALTGESASNDSAEVPDHAAGFQAMLDAFSRTGPSFDEHPPAVVGHRVVHGGTTFDRATVVTPQVEQQIEALSSLAPLHNPANLEGIRAAQRVFSDVPHVAVFDTAFHQTMPPEAYTYAIPADLASQYSVRRYGMHGTSHKYVSEQTAVFLDRPLSELKTIVLHLGNGASAAAIDGGRSIETSMGLTPLEGLVMGTRSGDLDPAVLIHLHRQAGLSFDELDDMLNKRSGLLGLTGNGDMRDVQAAAIDGDETAEAALAVYRHRIRRYVGAYTAQLGGLDAVVFTAGVGENNALLRRRVLAGLEHLGIEIDDDRNELHAKDARLISTDSSRVAVLVVPTNEELEIARQSAAVAL
- a CDS encoding choice-of-anchor G family protein gives rise to the protein MGVSVGLAVTLLAPSAASAAPVVSQGTGRLVQTSLLSSTVLDTVATLRGAAAVNADATGDVVVNTPLDAAAVAQLVQLQAGASNLFGTNGVIQLGAVGQYGRAADDGSSAAFSGAVSQAASLIGAGTTVNGGDVGSPTAGSNAQITVGTAASPVSLNVALTGLAASAQQTADGTQTGRYTLTDGSVIVGGTVLAPTLSALRAPLTTVLGVASGIGVTVANPIAADGTVRVTLQQLLDAAGVTSVNDLPANTNLLNYVPQAVTTQVTTSVNATLADLATRANAIPVLGATLNSAITVARTALNPLLGSLGTTLTSNLAPAITTAAQLNVNRQATSADGAFTQTALRVGVGPNGSIAAVDLASATVGPNAGIAAVPVVNPASASIAGGALVLAAIAALLVQRRRRSTALAAA
- a CDS encoding glycosyltransferase family 2 protein; its protein translation is MSASESAQTLAFVLLVVFLAYVTAILVPFLRRRPSAEGDPTTLDWHVFVACRDEVVVIGDTLARLRRDFPAAHVWVVDDASTDGTGDVVRAVSDPMVHLVERRLPDARTGKGAALNAAYHALGAWLPAGSAHDRVVVAVVDADGRLAANALAQAAGPTAFGDPRVGAAQAAVWMSNRTALHGDDDRAGAGTAAPLSRWGRWLVRMQDIEFRTAIAAMQCLRGHTLSVGLGGNGQFTRLSTLDRIGAANGTPWHGSLLEDYELGVHVMLAGFRNVYLHDTHVEQEGLPSVRRLLTQRTRWCQGGMQCAKYLPRIFASRHVTHAGAIEASYFLIQPFTQLAGVLLWPAVLVSMLAAGTVSAGSAAAWAAENWWLLPLVVVTGIAPFAMWPLIYRRRAEPGTKIGTALLWALGYWLYMYQSYVCVPRAFVRLVRGRAGWAKTRRNAESGSLLLATEV
- the pta gene encoding phosphate acetyltransferase — translated: MSTRIYITSAEGHTGKSTVALGVLETLARTVGRVGVFRPVARSVEEPDYVLQLLLQHTGTNQSYDDALGVTYDDVHADPDAALATIVGRFGQVERQYDAVLVLGSDYTDVGSPTELSFNAKVAANLGAPVLLVLGGRVSAERGARTPADMAQVADVTTSELRAAHAQLLGVVVNRADPDALDTVCASVAAAVADHHPDTPVWAIPEDTVLVAPTVRALLAATDATFVRGDEALLDREALGTVVAGMSMENVLPRLIEGGIVVVPGDRNDVLIATLLANQSETFPSLAGVILNGGFETAPQITRLLEGLSSSLPIATNHLGTYDTALRITQTRGRLAADSPRKADLALALFERHVRADELLARLEVTPSGVVTPLMFEHGLIERARDHARRIVLPEGDDDRILRAASTLLQRQVCDLTILGDPAAIRARATELGLDLDAAQLVSPFDPELRERFAAEYTRLRAHKGMSIELARDTVTDVSYFGTMMVQLGLADGMVSGAKHTTAHTIRPSFEIIKTRPDTSIVSSVFLMALADRVLVYGDCAVIPDPTSEQLADIAISSAETATQFGIDPRVAMLSYSTGDSGTGADVDKVRAGTAFVRERRPDLLVEGPIQYDAAADPTVASTKMPDSPVAGHATVFIFPDLNTGNNTYKAVQRSAGAVAIGPVLQGLRKPINDLSRGALVSDIVNTVAITAIQAGTAEPDAG